From Juglans regia cultivar Chandler chromosome 6, Walnut 2.0, whole genome shotgun sequence, the proteins below share one genomic window:
- the LOC108994229 gene encoding UPF0481 protein At3g47200-like isoform X1, whose protein sequence is MVNDLNLRLEMSVSGDNSVIFNIQGLANSNGQTMSHDSLVPPKSCIFKIPNILSRQNENAFIPDAFSFGPLHHGHPNLKAVEKIKLQYLRCLISRLHTSERDLIKSIEEVEREARQYYAESIEYTPEEFVKILLIDGCFIIELFRKDAYVELRENGDPIFTMSCMFQFLYHDLILLENQVPWIVLERLFNVTKQQTHNESLLVLAIRFFWTTFSPTASTKISHELKDIKHIVDLLRKWMVVSSTIEEGNSSEYWKVIPSATSLMEAGIKFVKATSESILDVKFNDGVLKIPPLLIQETTETAFRNLIAFEQCYTDCEAWLTSYAILIDNLINTTNDVDILCDSEIIQSWSNRKDAVQVVNKLYHNTYVKTFYYGSLCNKVNRYCNHRWPRWRAVLVRNNFNTPWAFLSTLAAIILLILSFLQTLYTMKG, encoded by the exons ATGGTCAACGACCTGAATCTAAG ATTAGAAATGTCTGTGAGTGGAGATAATAGTGTTATATTCAACATACAAGGCTTGGCCAATTCAAATGGACAAACGATGTCCCATGATTCGCTTGTGCCACCAAAGAGCTGTATCTTCAAGATCCCCAATATACTCTCCAGGCAAAATGAAAACGCATTTATCCCTGATGCATTTTCTTTCGGCCCTCTTCACCATGGCCATCCAAATTTGAAAGCtgttgaaaaaattaaactacAGTACTTGCGATGTCTTATTTCTCGATTACACACTTCAGAGAGAGATTTGATCAAATCCATCGAGGAAGTAGAGAGAGAGGCTCGTCAATATTATGCCGAATCGATTGAATACACTCCAGAAGAATTTGTCAAAattttgttaattgatggtTGCTTCATTATTGAGCTTTTCCGCAAGGATGCTTATGTGGAGCTTAGGGAAAATGGAGACCCTATTTTTACCATGTCTTGCATGTTTCAATTTCTATACCACGACTTGATATTACTAGAAAACCAAGTTCCTTGGATTGTGCTTGAGCGCTTGTTCAACGTGACCAAACAACAAACCCACAACGAGTCTTTACTTGTACTTGCCATTCGATTTTTTTGGACAACTTTCTCTCCCACAGCATCTACCAAAATCTCGCATGAGCTCAAAGACATCAAGCACATTGTCGACCTGCTAAGAAAATGGATGGTCGTTTCATCAACTATAGAGGAAGGAAACAGCTCAGAATATTGGAAAGTCATCCCGTCTGCTACGAGCCTCATGGAGGCTGGAATCAAGTTCGTGAAGGCTACATCTGAAAGCATATTGGACGTAAAATTCAATGATGGGGTCCTCAAAATTCCTCCATTACTAATCCAAGAGACAACAGAAACAGCTTTTCGAAATCTGATCGCTTTTGAGCAATGCTACACCGACTGTGAAGCGTGGTTGACTTCCTATGCCATACTCATAGACAACCTCATCAACACTACCAATGATGTGGACATACTTTGCGACAGTGAGATTATTCAAAGCTGGTCAAATCGAAAGGATGCGGTTCAGGTCGTCAATAAGCTTTACCACAATACTTATGTCAAAACTTTCTATTACGGAAGCCTTTGCAACAAAGTGAACAGATACTGCAACCACAGATGGCCTAGATGGCGTGCTGTGCTTGTGCGCAATAATTTCAACACTCCTTGGGCTTTTCTTTCGACATTGGCCGCTATCATCCTATTAATCCTCTCTTTCCTACAAACCTTGTATACCATGAAAGGTTAG
- the LOC108994229 gene encoding UPF0481 protein At3g47200-like isoform X2: MSVSGDNSVIFNIQGLANSNGQTMSHDSLVPPKSCIFKIPNILSRQNENAFIPDAFSFGPLHHGHPNLKAVEKIKLQYLRCLISRLHTSERDLIKSIEEVEREARQYYAESIEYTPEEFVKILLIDGCFIIELFRKDAYVELRENGDPIFTMSCMFQFLYHDLILLENQVPWIVLERLFNVTKQQTHNESLLVLAIRFFWTTFSPTASTKISHELKDIKHIVDLLRKWMVVSSTIEEGNSSEYWKVIPSATSLMEAGIKFVKATSESILDVKFNDGVLKIPPLLIQETTETAFRNLIAFEQCYTDCEAWLTSYAILIDNLINTTNDVDILCDSEIIQSWSNRKDAVQVVNKLYHNTYVKTFYYGSLCNKVNRYCNHRWPRWRAVLVRNNFNTPWAFLSTLAAIILLILSFLQTLYTMKG; the protein is encoded by the coding sequence ATGTCTGTGAGTGGAGATAATAGTGTTATATTCAACATACAAGGCTTGGCCAATTCAAATGGACAAACGATGTCCCATGATTCGCTTGTGCCACCAAAGAGCTGTATCTTCAAGATCCCCAATATACTCTCCAGGCAAAATGAAAACGCATTTATCCCTGATGCATTTTCTTTCGGCCCTCTTCACCATGGCCATCCAAATTTGAAAGCtgttgaaaaaattaaactacAGTACTTGCGATGTCTTATTTCTCGATTACACACTTCAGAGAGAGATTTGATCAAATCCATCGAGGAAGTAGAGAGAGAGGCTCGTCAATATTATGCCGAATCGATTGAATACACTCCAGAAGAATTTGTCAAAattttgttaattgatggtTGCTTCATTATTGAGCTTTTCCGCAAGGATGCTTATGTGGAGCTTAGGGAAAATGGAGACCCTATTTTTACCATGTCTTGCATGTTTCAATTTCTATACCACGACTTGATATTACTAGAAAACCAAGTTCCTTGGATTGTGCTTGAGCGCTTGTTCAACGTGACCAAACAACAAACCCACAACGAGTCTTTACTTGTACTTGCCATTCGATTTTTTTGGACAACTTTCTCTCCCACAGCATCTACCAAAATCTCGCATGAGCTCAAAGACATCAAGCACATTGTCGACCTGCTAAGAAAATGGATGGTCGTTTCATCAACTATAGAGGAAGGAAACAGCTCAGAATATTGGAAAGTCATCCCGTCTGCTACGAGCCTCATGGAGGCTGGAATCAAGTTCGTGAAGGCTACATCTGAAAGCATATTGGACGTAAAATTCAATGATGGGGTCCTCAAAATTCCTCCATTACTAATCCAAGAGACAACAGAAACAGCTTTTCGAAATCTGATCGCTTTTGAGCAATGCTACACCGACTGTGAAGCGTGGTTGACTTCCTATGCCATACTCATAGACAACCTCATCAACACTACCAATGATGTGGACATACTTTGCGACAGTGAGATTATTCAAAGCTGGTCAAATCGAAAGGATGCGGTTCAGGTCGTCAATAAGCTTTACCACAATACTTATGTCAAAACTTTCTATTACGGAAGCCTTTGCAACAAAGTGAACAGATACTGCAACCACAGATGGCCTAGATGGCGTGCTGTGCTTGTGCGCAATAATTTCAACACTCCTTGGGCTTTTCTTTCGACATTGGCCGCTATCATCCTATTAATCCTCTCTTTCCTACAAACCTTGTATACCATGAAAGGTTAG
- the LOC108994229 gene encoding UPF0481 protein At3g47200-like isoform X3, which yields MSHDSLVPPKSCIFKIPNILSRQNENAFIPDAFSFGPLHHGHPNLKAVEKIKLQYLRCLISRLHTSERDLIKSIEEVEREARQYYAESIEYTPEEFVKILLIDGCFIIELFRKDAYVELRENGDPIFTMSCMFQFLYHDLILLENQVPWIVLERLFNVTKQQTHNESLLVLAIRFFWTTFSPTASTKISHELKDIKHIVDLLRKWMVVSSTIEEGNSSEYWKVIPSATSLMEAGIKFVKATSESILDVKFNDGVLKIPPLLIQETTETAFRNLIAFEQCYTDCEAWLTSYAILIDNLINTTNDVDILCDSEIIQSWSNRKDAVQVVNKLYHNTYVKTFYYGSLCNKVNRYCNHRWPRWRAVLVRNNFNTPWAFLSTLAAIILLILSFLQTLYTMKG from the coding sequence ATGTCCCATGATTCGCTTGTGCCACCAAAGAGCTGTATCTTCAAGATCCCCAATATACTCTCCAGGCAAAATGAAAACGCATTTATCCCTGATGCATTTTCTTTCGGCCCTCTTCACCATGGCCATCCAAATTTGAAAGCtgttgaaaaaattaaactacAGTACTTGCGATGTCTTATTTCTCGATTACACACTTCAGAGAGAGATTTGATCAAATCCATCGAGGAAGTAGAGAGAGAGGCTCGTCAATATTATGCCGAATCGATTGAATACACTCCAGAAGAATTTGTCAAAattttgttaattgatggtTGCTTCATTATTGAGCTTTTCCGCAAGGATGCTTATGTGGAGCTTAGGGAAAATGGAGACCCTATTTTTACCATGTCTTGCATGTTTCAATTTCTATACCACGACTTGATATTACTAGAAAACCAAGTTCCTTGGATTGTGCTTGAGCGCTTGTTCAACGTGACCAAACAACAAACCCACAACGAGTCTTTACTTGTACTTGCCATTCGATTTTTTTGGACAACTTTCTCTCCCACAGCATCTACCAAAATCTCGCATGAGCTCAAAGACATCAAGCACATTGTCGACCTGCTAAGAAAATGGATGGTCGTTTCATCAACTATAGAGGAAGGAAACAGCTCAGAATATTGGAAAGTCATCCCGTCTGCTACGAGCCTCATGGAGGCTGGAATCAAGTTCGTGAAGGCTACATCTGAAAGCATATTGGACGTAAAATTCAATGATGGGGTCCTCAAAATTCCTCCATTACTAATCCAAGAGACAACAGAAACAGCTTTTCGAAATCTGATCGCTTTTGAGCAATGCTACACCGACTGTGAAGCGTGGTTGACTTCCTATGCCATACTCATAGACAACCTCATCAACACTACCAATGATGTGGACATACTTTGCGACAGTGAGATTATTCAAAGCTGGTCAAATCGAAAGGATGCGGTTCAGGTCGTCAATAAGCTTTACCACAATACTTATGTCAAAACTTTCTATTACGGAAGCCTTTGCAACAAAGTGAACAGATACTGCAACCACAGATGGCCTAGATGGCGTGCTGTGCTTGTGCGCAATAATTTCAACACTCCTTGGGCTTTTCTTTCGACATTGGCCGCTATCATCCTATTAATCCTCTCTTTCCTACAAACCTTGTATACCATGAAAGGTTAG
- the LOC108994244 gene encoding uncharacterized protein LOC108994244 produces MSVSGDSVIINIEGLAYSIEEMMFHDSLVPPKSCIFKIPNILYRQNEKAFIPDAFSFGPLHHDGNPNLKAIEKIKLQYLQCLISRLHTLETSEKRVIDLVKSIEEVEKVARQYYAESIEYTPEEFVKILLIDGCFIIELFRKLAYDELREKEDPIFTMSYMLQFLYNDLILLENQVPWIVLECLFNMTKQQIHTESLLELAIQFFGTTFSATSPTKILPLKDIQHIGTSESILDIKFNDGVLKIPPLLIQETTEIAFRNLIAFEQCYTDCEAWLTSYAILIDNLINTTKDVDILCKSEIIHSWSNRKEAVQFFNKLYHNTYVKTFYYGRLCNNVNGYCNRRCPRWRAVLVRNYFNTPWAFLSTLAAIILLILSFSQTLYTMKKS; encoded by the exons ATGTCGGTGAGTGGAGATAGTGTTATAATCAACATAGAAGGCTTGGCCTATTCAATTGAAGAAATGATGTTCCATGATTCGCTTGTGCCACCAAAGAGTTGCATCTTCAAGATCCCCAATATACTCTATAGGCAAAATGAAAAAGCATTTATCCCTGATGCGTTTTCCTTCGGCCCTCTTCACCATGATGGCAATCCAAACTTGAAAgccattgaaaaaattaaactacAATACTTGCAATGTCTTATTTCTCGATTACACACTTTGGAAACAAGTGAGAAAAGGGTGATAGATTTGGTAAAATCCATCGAGGAAGTAGAGAAAGTGGCTCGTCAATATTATGCCGAATCAATTGAATACACTCCAGAAGAATTTGTCAAAATCTTGTTAATTGACGGTTGCTTCATTATTGAGCTTTTTCGCAAGCTTGCTTAT GAT GAGCTTAGAGAAAAAGAAGACCCCATTTTTACCATGTCTTACATGCTTCAATTTCTATACAACGACTTGATATTACTAGAAAACCAAGTTCCTTGGATTGTACTCGAGTGCTTGTTCAACATGACCAAGCAGCAAATCCATACCGAGTCTTTACTTGAACTTGCCATTCAATTTTTTGGGACAACTTTCTCAGCCACATCACCTACCAAAATCTTGCCTCTCAAAGACATCCAGCACATT GGTACATCTGAAAGCATATTGGACATAAAATTCAATGATGGGGTCCTCAAAATTCCTCCATTACTAATCCAAGAGACAACAGAAATAGCTTTTCGAAATCTGATCGCTTTTGAGCAATGCTACACCGATTGTGAAGCGTGGTTGACTTCCTATGCCATACTCATAGACAACCTCATCAACACTACCAAGGACGTGGACATACTTTGCAAGAGTGAGATTATTCATAGCTGGTCAAATCGAAAGGAAGCGGTTCAGTTCTTCAATAAGCTCTACCACAATACTTATGTCAAAACTTTCTATTACGGACGCCTTTGCAACAATGTGAATGGATACTGCAACCGCAGGTGCCCTAGATGGCGTGCTGTGCTTGTGCGCAATTATTTCAACACTCCTTGGGCTTTTCTTTCGACATTGGCCGCTATCATCCTATTGATCCTCTCTTTCTCACAAACTTTGTATACCATGAAGAAAAGTTag